A window of uncultured Draconibacterium sp. contains these coding sequences:
- the sigZ gene encoding RNA polymerase sigma factor SigZ has product MEKKEQIHIESIWNEYYDQLLHFIRNSIPDKATAEDILQNVFIKILTNIDSLKDSTKMKSWLFQITRNAIADHYRQSKKSENFSVLPAETDDEITEDVMEEVESWVAPFINDLPEKYKEALLLSELKGMSQKELAVQQGISYPAAKARVHRGRLLLKQRLSECCSFHTDKYGTIMNYKSNRNYCKSCNS; this is encoded by the coding sequence ATGGAAAAAAAAGAACAAATTCACATAGAATCCATCTGGAACGAATATTACGATCAGCTGCTGCATTTTATACGCAACAGCATTCCGGATAAGGCAACAGCTGAAGATATTCTTCAGAACGTTTTTATAAAGATTCTGACCAACATCGATTCGTTAAAAGACAGTACAAAAATGAAAAGCTGGTTGTTTCAGATCACCCGAAATGCCATCGCCGATCATTACCGGCAATCAAAGAAATCTGAAAATTTTTCCGTATTACCGGCCGAAACAGATGATGAAATTACCGAAGATGTGATGGAAGAGGTGGAGAGCTGGGTTGCTCCCTTCATCAATGATCTTCCCGAAAAATACAAGGAAGCACTCCTTCTGTCAGAGCTAAAAGGCATGTCGCAAAAAGAGCTGGCGGTGCAACAAGGTATTTCCTACCCCGCAGCAAAAGCCAGGGTGCACCGCGGGCGGCTACTGCTCAAACAAAGGTTAAGCGAGTGCTGCAGCTTTCATACCGACAAATACGGGACGATTATGAATTACAAATCGAATCGGAATTACTGCAAGTCGTGCAATAGTTAG
- a CDS encoding gliding motility lipoprotein GldH, whose amino-acid sequence MKTVFQLMLVGLLFTALSACDTHRVFDEYKAIPKNGWNKDSVLVFDIPVTDTIQSHNLYINIRNDINYSYRNLWVFVKIEQPGGIAIRDTFELAVADAAGKWLGEGFGGLKTREVIYRRNVFFPRSGDYKIYLQQGMRENLLEGISDVGIRLENVK is encoded by the coding sequence ATGAAAACGGTTTTTCAGTTAATGCTGGTGGGCTTACTTTTTACAGCACTTTCGGCATGCGATACACATCGGGTTTTCGACGAGTACAAAGCCATTCCAAAAAACGGATGGAATAAAGATTCGGTGCTTGTATTCGACATTCCGGTTACCGATACCATTCAAAGTCATAATTTATACATCAACATCCGAAACGATATTAATTACAGCTACCGAAATCTTTGGGTATTTGTAAAAATAGAACAACCCGGCGGAATTGCCATTCGCGATACATTTGAGCTGGCTGTGGCCGACGCTGCAGGAAAATGGCTGGGTGAAGGTTTTGGCGGCTTAAAAACACGCGAAGTTATTTACCGGCGAAATGTTTTCTTTCCGCGTTCGGGCGATTATAAAATTTATCTTCAGCAGGGAATGCGCGAAAATCTTCTCGAAGGAATTAGCGATGTTGGAATTCGTTTGGAAAACGTGAAGTAG
- a CDS encoding DoxX family protein, translated as MKKIFQTKIYSNNASIGLLLLRVSAGGFMLTHGYPKLQRLLAGEFQFGDPLGLGPEVSLVLAVFAEVVCSILLVLGLGTRLATIPLIVTMAVAAFIAHGADPFGRKELALMYLVSYVVLLLNGAGKFSMDKIIGK; from the coding sequence ATGAAAAAAATATTTCAAACAAAAATTTATTCAAACAATGCAAGCATCGGACTACTATTGTTGCGTGTAAGTGCAGGTGGTTTTATGCTAACACACGGATATCCCAAATTACAACGTTTGCTTGCCGGCGAATTTCAATTTGGCGATCCACTGGGTCTGGGCCCTGAAGTGTCGCTGGTTTTGGCGGTTTTTGCCGAAGTTGTATGTTCCATATTGCTTGTGCTTGGTTTGGGAACCCGGCTGGCCACCATTCCATTAATTGTAACCATGGCCGTAGCAGCGTTTATTGCACATGGCGCCGATCCTTTTGGAAGAAAAGAACTGGCGCTAATGTATTTGGTTAGTTATGTTGTTTTGCTGCTAAACGGAGCTGGAAAATTTTCGATGGATAAGATAATTGGAAAATAA
- a CDS encoding MGMT family protein: MSDFFKQVYEVVKLIPPGRVTSYGAIAKYLGSPGASRMVGWAMNACHSHNDFVPAHRVVNRNGLLTGKHHFDNPNAMQELLEAEGLKLNKDQIVDFKEKFWDPEIELQ; encoded by the coding sequence ATGTCCGACTTTTTTAAACAAGTGTACGAAGTAGTAAAACTCATTCCTCCGGGACGGGTAACTTCGTATGGAGCCATTGCAAAATACCTTGGATCTCCCGGCGCATCGCGCATGGTGGGTTGGGCCATGAATGCCTGCCACTCGCACAACGACTTTGTTCCGGCACACCGCGTTGTTAACCGGAACGGCTTACTCACCGGCAAACACCATTTCGATAATCCAAATGCAATGCAGGAATTACTCGAAGCCGAAGGATTAAAACTCAATAAGGATCAAATCGTTGATTTTAAGGAAAAATTCTGGGATCCGGAGATCGAGCTCCAATGA
- a CDS encoding DUF302 domain-containing protein, giving the protein MSYYLSQEVNGKSFDEVIELVTAELKAEGFGVLTEIDISNTFKNKLDVDFKKYKILGACNPKLAHKALSTEDKVGVFLPCNVVVEENDNGNIEVSAVDPVASMLAVENEALGVVISEVKEKLERVISKVK; this is encoded by the coding sequence ATGAGTTATTATTTAAGCCAGGAGGTAAACGGAAAAAGTTTCGACGAAGTAATTGAGTTGGTAACAGCCGAATTAAAAGCGGAAGGATTTGGAGTACTTACTGAAATTGATATTTCGAACACATTTAAAAACAAACTGGACGTTGATTTTAAGAAGTACAAAATTCTGGGCGCCTGCAATCCGAAATTAGCACACAAAGCACTCAGCACAGAAGATAAGGTTGGAGTGTTTCTGCCATGTAATGTTGTGGTTGAAGAAAATGACAACGGAAATATCGAAGTTTCGGCAGTTGATCCGGTTGCATCCATGTTGGCCGTTGAAAATGAAGCGCTGGGAGTTGTTATTTCGGAGGTGAAGGAAAAACTCGAACGCGTGATCAGCAAAGTAAAATAA
- a CDS encoding arsenite methyltransferase: MEKKYDEIREAVRENYSKVVENYVSSAGCGCGDGSNNTCCSPAEPGSFYKISSDLGYSETELLKVPEGSNLGLGCGNPQAIAAIQKHETVLDLGSGAGFDVFLAANQLENTGKVIGVDMTPTMISKARENARNGNYTNVEFRLGEIENLPLADNCVDVVISNCVVNLSPEKQKVFNEVFRVLKSGGRIAISDVVATTVLPQKVLEDMAMYSSCISGASTIRELETILSQVGFENIRIQPKNESKAFIRDWAPEIPISEFIVSVTIEAVKP, encoded by the coding sequence ATGGAAAAAAAGTACGATGAAATCAGAGAGGCAGTGCGCGAAAACTACAGCAAAGTGGTGGAAAATTATGTAAGCTCTGCCGGTTGCGGATGTGGCGATGGCAGCAATAACACCTGTTGCTCACCGGCTGAGCCGGGCTCTTTTTACAAAATATCATCCGATTTGGGTTACTCCGAAACAGAACTGTTAAAAGTACCTGAAGGTTCAAACCTGGGACTGGGTTGTGGAAATCCGCAGGCCATTGCAGCCATTCAAAAACACGAAACGGTGCTGGACCTAGGCAGCGGAGCCGGATTTGACGTGTTTCTTGCCGCCAATCAGCTCGAAAATACAGGAAAAGTGATTGGTGTAGATATGACCCCGACCATGATTTCAAAAGCAAGAGAAAATGCCCGCAACGGGAACTATACAAATGTTGAATTCCGGCTGGGTGAGATCGAAAATTTACCCCTTGCAGACAATTGTGTTGATGTGGTGATATCGAACTGCGTGGTTAACCTTTCGCCCGAAAAACAAAAGGTATTTAACGAGGTGTTCCGGGTATTAAAATCCGGTGGACGAATTGCCATTTCCGATGTGGTTGCCACCACCGTTTTACCTCAAAAGGTGTTAGAGGATATGGCCATGTATTCGAGTTGTATTTCGGGAGCTTCCACCATCCGGGAACTGGAAACCATACTTTCACAGGTGGGTTTTGAAAACATCAGAATTCAACCAAAAAACGAAAGCAAAGCGTTTATCCGCGATTGGGCGCCCGAAATTCCCATCTCAGAATTTATCGTTTCTGTAACGATTGAAGCTGTTAAACCTTAG
- a CDS encoding bifunctional response regulator/alkaline phosphatase family protein, whose amino-acid sequence MTKPRILWTDDEIDLLRAHIIFLQEKGYEVETANNGSDAVDKVAESYYDIIFLDENMPGMTGLETLTKIKAVSPNVPVVMITKSEEENIMDEAVGAKIADYLIKPVNPKQILLTLKKNIDQKRLVTEQTTSKYQMQFAQIGMQINDRLTFDEWKDIYKKLVYWELELSESEDSAMDEILTMQKNDANNAFFRFVKNNYEAWFAGDFEDRPLMSPDIFKHRIFPHLDAGKKTFVLVIDNLRYDQWRTLSPVFNEYFRTQSEELYCGILPAATMYARNSMFSGLMPSEIERLYPDLWEDDDNEGHKNQHEEALLRKQMGRFGRKESVYFEKATGIKKERWVTDNLKNILENNLSVMVVNFVDMISHARTEMDMIRELANNEKAYRSLTLSWFKNSSLLELLKGLADNNIRVVVTTDHGAIRVDNPVKIIGDRETNTNLRYKLGKNLNYKSKHVYEVRDPRRIFLPSRNVSTSYVFASGNDFFAYPNNYNYYANYYKDTFQHGGISMEELIIPVVTLEPKK is encoded by the coding sequence ATGACAAAACCACGAATACTTTGGACAGACGACGAAATAGATTTATTACGCGCTCACATTATTTTTTTACAAGAAAAGGGTTACGAAGTTGAAACCGCCAACAATGGTTCTGACGCAGTGGACAAGGTGGCCGAAAGTTATTACGACATTATATTTTTAGACGAGAACATGCCCGGAATGACAGGCCTCGAAACGTTGACAAAAATAAAAGCGGTTTCGCCCAATGTGCCGGTAGTAATGATCACAAAAAGCGAAGAAGAAAACATTATGGATGAGGCAGTTGGCGCCAAAATTGCCGACTACCTGATTAAACCTGTAAATCCGAAACAAATACTGCTAACCCTAAAAAAGAACATCGATCAGAAACGGCTGGTGACTGAGCAAACCACATCGAAATACCAAATGCAGTTTGCACAAATTGGCATGCAAATAAACGATCGTTTGACTTTTGACGAGTGGAAAGACATTTATAAAAAACTGGTATACTGGGAATTGGAACTGAGTGAATCGGAGGATTCTGCCATGGACGAAATTCTTACCATGCAGAAGAACGATGCCAACAATGCCTTTTTCCGCTTTGTAAAAAACAATTACGAGGCCTGGTTTGCCGGCGATTTTGAAGACCGTCCCCTAATGTCGCCCGATATTTTTAAACACCGCATTTTCCCACACCTCGATGCCGGTAAAAAAACATTTGTACTGGTAATCGACAATTTGCGTTACGACCAGTGGAGAACCTTGAGCCCGGTTTTTAACGAATATTTCCGTACACAAAGCGAAGAATTGTATTGTGGTATTTTACCTGCTGCCACCATGTATGCACGTAATTCCATGTTCTCGGGCTTAATGCCATCCGAAATTGAACGATTGTATCCCGATCTGTGGGAAGACGACGACAACGAAGGCCATAAAAACCAGCACGAAGAAGCTTTGTTAAGAAAACAAATGGGTCGTTTTGGGCGAAAAGAAAGTGTGTATTTCGAAAAAGCAACAGGAATAAAAAAAGAGCGATGGGTAACCGACAACCTGAAAAATATTCTGGAAAATAATTTATCGGTGATGGTGGTAAACTTTGTGGATATGATTTCGCATGCCCGCACCGAAATGGATATGATACGCGAATTGGCCAACAATGAAAAAGCCTATCGATCGCTGACTCTAAGTTGGTTTAAAAACTCTTCGTTGCTGGAATTATTAAAAGGCCTGGCAGATAACAACATCCGGGTGGTGGTTACCACCGACCATGGCGCCATTCGTGTCGATAATCCGGTTAAAATTATTGGCGACCGCGAAACCAACACCAATTTACGTTACAAGTTGGGTAAAAACCTCAATTACAAATCGAAACATGTATATGAGGTACGCGACCCGCGACGCATCTTTTTGCCATCACGAAATGTAAGTACCAGTTATGTTTTTGCATCGGGAAACGATTTTTTTGCCTATCCGAACAATTACAACTACTATGCAAATTACTACAAGGATACTTTTCAGCATGGTGGTATTTCCATGGAAGAACTGATCATTCCGGTGGTTACGCTTGAACCTAAAAAGTAG
- a CDS encoding DUF819 family protein — protein sequence MQSFISPENHLVLFAIITGAAAFGIYSEHKKWFGKVSGILVTMISMSVLSMTGVVPVASKPEINVEVYNLVFDYFIPLAIPLMLFSSNLVKIIKESGKLLLAYIIGAIGIVLGSFLAFYLIDLGADSGNTAGVITATLIGGSVNFVATAEILNFSTNPLFTATVAIDNFAANLYVLLLFLVPSIALLKRFFSPSNDTNHEAEDPDTKTENKKGITLERIAVSLFIAVLIAGTGTVLAPFVQKLVHTELNMSILLITILAVLAANLFPKPLKALEQSAFSLGLWLMYIFLATIGAASNMQDILRVGMPVLAFYLTIMFFHLVFMLALAKLFKLDVYEVIISSAANIMGPSVAAPMAASLGQKKMITPAILVGILGYIIGTFIGVSIALLLS from the coding sequence ATGCAATCATTTATCTCGCCTGAAAATCATCTTGTACTCTTTGCAATTATTACCGGTGCTGCTGCCTTTGGAATTTATTCGGAACACAAAAAGTGGTTTGGAAAAGTATCGGGCATTCTGGTAACCATGATTTCCATGTCGGTTTTATCGATGACCGGAGTTGTTCCGGTGGCATCAAAGCCGGAGATAAATGTGGAGGTGTACAATCTGGTTTTCGACTATTTTATACCACTTGCCATTCCTCTAATGTTGTTTAGCTCGAACCTGGTAAAAATTATTAAAGAAAGCGGCAAACTGTTACTGGCTTACATTATTGGCGCAATTGGCATCGTGCTGGGCAGTTTTCTGGCGTTTTATTTAATTGATTTGGGAGCTGACTCGGGCAATACAGCAGGAGTAATTACCGCCACATTAATTGGCGGAAGTGTAAATTTTGTTGCCACAGCCGAGATCTTAAATTTTAGCACAAATCCTTTGTTTACGGCTACGGTTGCCATCGACAATTTTGCTGCAAATTTATATGTTCTGCTTTTGTTCCTGGTTCCATCCATTGCACTTTTAAAGCGGTTTTTTAGTCCGTCAAACGATACAAACCACGAAGCTGAAGACCCTGATACAAAAACCGAAAATAAAAAAGGAATTACGCTCGAACGAATTGCCGTATCGCTGTTTATTGCCGTTTTAATAGCCGGAACAGGCACCGTTTTGGCGCCCTTTGTACAAAAGCTGGTACACACCGAGTTAAACATGAGTATTTTGCTCATTACAATTCTTGCTGTTTTGGCGGCAAACCTGTTTCCAAAACCTTTAAAAGCACTCGAGCAAAGTGCATTTTCACTGGGTCTTTGGCTGATGTATATTTTTTTGGCGACCATTGGTGCTGCTTCAAACATGCAGGATATTTTGCGCGTTGGTATGCCGGTGCTTGCTTTTTACCTCACCATAATGTTTTTCCACCTGGTATTTATGCTTGCGCTTGCCAAATTGTTTAAACTCGATGTGTACGAAGTCATTATTTCGTCGGCAGCCAATATTATGGGCCCTTCGGTGGCAGCACCTATGGCAGCATCGTTGGGACAGAAAAAAATGATTACACCTGCCATACTTGTGGGAATTCTGGGTTATATCATCGGAACTTTTATTGGTGTTAGTATCGCCCTTCTACTGAGCTAA
- a CDS encoding DEAD/DEAH box helicase: MSFTNLGLSPALLKVLSEQNYSKAYPIQKSAIPAILKGNDVLGIAATGSGKTAGFVLPLLMNMQNRLVTKNRHITVLTVVPTRELAVQVNEVFQTFVSGLAKPVKSMAVYGGVSINPQMIGLQGVNVLVATPGRLLELVESKAVHLSDVQILVLDEADKMLNLGFKDEMNRIFALLPQKRQNLLFSATLSDDLNSITQVLLNKPVVIKITPETNILSQIDQVAYFVQEERKGPLLRYLIKTKKWKQVLVFTSSGFKADAVADKLIKNGIDAEAIHGKKSQWVRTEALRQFKAGDIQVLVTTDLLARGIDIEFLPCVINYELPRSPKDYIHRIGRTGRAEAPGEAISLIAPDDEHHFKIIQKKMGRMVDRIETDDIDLRGF, encoded by the coding sequence ATGTCATTTACGAACCTGGGATTATCGCCGGCCTTACTAAAGGTATTGTCCGAACAGAACTACTCGAAAGCCTATCCAATTCAGAAATCAGCAATTCCTGCCATTTTAAAGGGGAACGACGTACTGGGTATTGCAGCAACCGGTTCGGGAAAAACAGCCGGTTTTGTTCTGCCTTTGCTCATGAACATGCAAAACAGGCTGGTTACAAAAAACCGGCACATCACTGTTTTGACAGTAGTACCCACCCGCGAACTGGCAGTTCAGGTAAACGAAGTATTTCAAACCTTTGTTTCGGGGCTTGCAAAACCAGTTAAATCGATGGCGGTGTATGGCGGTGTTTCCATCAATCCGCAAATGATTGGCTTGCAGGGAGTAAATGTACTGGTAGCAACACCCGGCCGGCTTTTGGAGCTGGTTGAATCAAAGGCCGTACATTTAAGCGATGTACAAATACTGGTGCTCGATGAAGCCGACAAAATGCTGAATCTTGGTTTTAAGGATGAGATGAACCGGATATTTGCGCTGCTGCCGCAAAAACGTCAGAACCTGTTGTTTTCGGCCACCCTAAGCGACGATTTAAACAGCATTACACAGGTATTGTTAAACAAGCCAGTGGTCATTAAAATTACTCCCGAAACAAATATCCTCAGCCAAATCGACCAGGTGGCTTATTTTGTGCAAGAGGAAAGAAAAGGTCCCCTGTTGCGTTATTTGATTAAAACCAAAAAGTGGAAGCAGGTATTGGTTTTTACCTCGTCGGGATTTAAAGCCGATGCTGTTGCCGATAAATTAATTAAAAACGGAATCGATGCCGAGGCCATTCACGGCAAAAAAAGCCAGTGGGTGCGAACCGAAGCCTTACGCCAGTTTAAGGCAGGCGACATTCAGGTGCTGGTCACCACCGATTTATTAGCGCGTGGTATCGATATCGAATTTTTACCCTGTGTAATTAACTACGAATTGCCGCGCTCTCCAAAAGATTATATTCACCGCATTGGGCGAACCGGGCGTGCCGAAGCACCGGGTGAAGCCATTTCTCTGATTGCTCCCGACGACGAACATCATTTTAAAATCATCCAAAAAAAGATGGGCAGAATGGTGGACCGAATCGAAACCGATGACATAGATCTAAGAGGATTTTAA
- a CDS encoding Mrp/NBP35 family ATP-binding protein gives MAESQRKLIVPKDVTDALRTVKYPGSDEDVVRLEMPQEIRIAGQRISFSLVFQKSNDPNIEPLVLACEEAIKKYVGAEVEIEDNIAVKFIHDMERPVLPNVKNIIAIASGKGGVGKSTVSVNLAVALANSGAKVGLLDADIFGPSIPKMFGAEGDRPAGIKINDREMINPLEKYGVKFLSVGFFVDTDSAIIWRGPMASNALKQLISEGNWGELDYLLIDLPPGTSDIHLTMVQSVPVTGAVIVTTPQHVALADVVRGASMFQSKSIDVPVLGIVENMAWFTPAELPENKYYIFGKDGGKNLADKLGLPLLGQIPIVQSIREGGDSGNPIANESETATGVSFAEVATAVKHRVHLRNIQMAPTKKVKISRK, from the coding sequence ATGGCTGAAAGTCAAAGAAAATTAATTGTTCCGAAGGATGTTACCGATGCTTTGCGCACCGTTAAATATCCCGGAAGTGACGAGGATGTGGTTAGATTGGAAATGCCACAGGAAATTCGTATTGCCGGCCAACGAATCAGTTTTTCGCTGGTGTTTCAGAAAAGCAACGATCCAAACATTGAGCCATTGGTTCTGGCTTGCGAAGAGGCAATAAAAAAATATGTGGGTGCCGAAGTGGAAATTGAAGATAACATTGCTGTTAAATTCATTCACGACATGGAACGCCCGGTATTACCGAATGTAAAAAACATTATTGCAATTGCTTCGGGTAAAGGTGGTGTGGGAAAATCTACAGTATCGGTAAACCTGGCAGTGGCACTGGCCAATTCCGGAGCTAAAGTTGGTTTGCTCGACGCCGATATTTTCGGGCCATCCATTCCTAAAATGTTTGGAGCAGAAGGCGACCGTCCGGCAGGAATAAAAATTAACGACCGCGAAATGATAAATCCCCTTGAAAAATACGGGGTTAAATTTTTGTCGGTTGGATTTTTTGTTGACACCGACAGTGCCATCATCTGGCGTGGGCCAATGGCATCGAATGCATTAAAGCAATTAATTTCGGAAGGCAACTGGGGCGAACTGGATTACCTGCTCATCGATCTTCCTCCGGGTACCAGCGACATTCATTTAACCATGGTTCAGTCGGTGCCGGTAACCGGAGCCGTTATTGTAACTACTCCTCAGCATGTTGCTTTGGCCGATGTGGTGCGCGGAGCAAGTATGTTCCAAAGCAAATCGATTGATGTTCCGGTTTTGGGAATTGTTGAAAACATGGCCTGGTTTACACCTGCCGAACTTCCGGAAAATAAATACTATATTTTTGGAAAAGACGGAGGTAAAAATCTGGCTGACAAACTGGGCTTGCCTTTGTTGGGTCAAATTCCAATTGTTCAGAGTATTCGCGAAGGTGGCGACAGCGGCAATCCTATTGCCAACGAAAGCGAAACAGCCACCGGAGTTTCGTTTGCCGAAGTAGCAACGGCAGTAAAACACCGCGTGCATCTTCGGAATATTCAAATGGCTCCCACCAAAAAAGTAAAAATAAGCAGAAAATAA
- the trmB gene encoding tRNA (guanosine(46)-N7)-methyltransferase TrmB, with product MKNFEHVVQVPYHLIENNNFYLRGKWAKDFFKNENPIVLELGCGKGEYTVELAAMNPHINYIGVDIKGARLWKGAKQARERELKNVGFLRTNIELIEQFFAKDEVQEIWLTFPDPQMKKASKRLTSTWFLNRYRKFLNPDGIIHLKCDSNFQYTYTRTMVELNQFEVLAETDNLYEWEHLNDVLRIKTYYEKQWLDRGITSKYLAFVPHNGEYIEPVVEIERDEYRSFGRSARDL from the coding sequence ATGAAGAACTTCGAACATGTTGTTCAGGTTCCGTATCATTTAATTGAAAACAATAACTTTTATTTAAGAGGAAAGTGGGCAAAGGATTTTTTCAAAAACGAAAATCCGATTGTTCTTGAATTGGGTTGTGGCAAAGGAGAATACACCGTTGAACTGGCTGCCATGAATCCGCACATCAACTACATTGGAGTTGATATTAAAGGTGCCCGGCTGTGGAAAGGCGCCAAACAAGCCAGGGAGAGAGAGTTAAAAAATGTGGGATTTTTGCGCACCAACATCGAACTGATTGAACAGTTTTTTGCAAAAGATGAAGTGCAGGAAATCTGGTTGACTTTCCCCGATCCGCAAATGAAAAAAGCCAGTAAACGATTAACGTCGACCTGGTTTTTAAACCGCTACCGAAAATTTCTCAATCCGGATGGAATCATTCACCTGAAATGCGACAGCAATTTTCAGTACACCTACACACGCACCATGGTGGAACTAAACCAATTTGAAGTATTGGCCGAAACCGATAATTTATACGAGTGGGAGCACCTGAACGATGTGTTACGCATTAAAACCTATTACGAAAAACAATGGCTCGACCGTGGAATTACCAGCAAATACCTGGCTTTTGTTCCGCACAATGGCGAATACATTGAGCCCGTTGTTGAAATTGAACGCGATGAGTACCGCAGTTTTGGCCGATCAGCCAGAGATCTGTAG
- the ricT gene encoding regulatory iron-sulfur-containing complex subunit RicT, which produces MDTTDRGICKTASGCCAKLHVTDWLNDIKTAIPGDDIVEVRFKNTRKDYYRNVNNLNLNVGDLIAVEGSPGHDIGIVSVKGELVFEQMKRHKVTLNNGEYRKVYRKAKSVDIDKWKEAISLEHETMIKSRQIVNDLGLDMKIGDVEYQGDRTKAIFYYIADGRVDFRQLIKVLAETFRIRIEMKQIGARQEAGRIGGIGPCGRELCCSTWMNNFVSVSTNAARYQEISLNPQKLAGQCGKLKCCLNFEVDTYVDAQRDFPSNNIPLHSENLTYHFFKADILGGIYWYAPQGNGPSNLVSVPVERVKEVQRMNRNGKKPEKLVTESYETAAKKAESFQNVVGQDDLHRFDRPKKQTRKKSRNTRRNPNRNPNQPQGENQNKPQGQRRIKVVKQGQKENQDTRQVQNNAQGKNEKDGRRQNTNRKPRRR; this is translated from the coding sequence GTGGATACAACAGATAGAGGAATATGTAAAACAGCATCGGGGTGCTGTGCCAAGTTGCATGTTACCGATTGGCTAAACGATATAAAAACAGCAATACCGGGCGACGATATTGTGGAAGTTCGTTTTAAAAATACACGCAAAGATTACTACCGAAACGTTAACAATTTAAACCTGAATGTAGGCGATTTAATTGCCGTTGAAGGCAGTCCGGGTCACGATATTGGAATTGTTTCGGTGAAAGGCGAGCTGGTGTTTGAACAAATGAAACGCCACAAAGTAACTTTAAACAACGGCGAATACCGCAAAGTGTACCGAAAAGCCAAATCGGTTGATATTGATAAGTGGAAAGAAGCCATTTCGCTGGAGCACGAAACCATGATCAAGTCGAGGCAAATTGTAAACGACCTCGGTTTAGATATGAAAATTGGAGACGTGGAATACCAGGGCGACCGCACAAAAGCCATTTTTTATTACATTGCTGATGGCCGTGTTGATTTTCGCCAGCTGATAAAAGTACTGGCCGAAACCTTCCGCATTCGTATTGAAATGAAGCAGATTGGAGCACGTCAGGAAGCCGGCCGCATTGGCGGAATTGGCCCCTGCGGACGCGAACTTTGCTGTTCTACCTGGATGAATAATTTTGTTTCGGTATCAACAAATGCAGCACGTTACCAGGAAATTTCGCTAAATCCGCAAAAACTGGCCGGACAGTGTGGTAAACTAAAATGTTGTTTAAATTTTGAAGTAGATACCTATGTTGATGCGCAACGGGATTTTCCATCGAACAATATACCCTTACATTCCGAAAATTTAACCTATCATTTTTTTAAGGCCGATATTCTGGGTGGCATATACTGGTATGCACCACAAGGCAACGGACCATCTAATTTGGTGTCGGTTCCGGTGGAAAGGGTAAAAGAAGTTCAGCGAATGAACCGCAATGGTAAAAAACCTGAAAAGCTGGTAACCGAAAGCTACGAAACAGCTGCGAAAAAGGCTGAATCTTTCCAGAATGTAGTAGGACAAGACGACCTGCATCGTTTTGATCGTCCGAAAAAACAAACGCGGAAAAAAAGCCGGAATACCCGAAGAAATCCAAACCGTAACCCAAACCAACCACAGGGCGAGAATCAGAATAAACCACAGGGACAACGCAGAATAAAAGTGGTGAAACAGGGGCAAAAAGAAAACCAGGATACTCGTCAGGTGCAAAACAATGCACAGGGTAAAAACGAAAAAGACGGACGCCGTCAGAATACAAATCGTAAACCAAGGAGAAGATAA